ATTTCTTGGGCACATAGTAAAGCCCTTGTGCCAATCGCTTCAATTCCCCACCAGAAACCAGCTCACTTAAGTGCCTATCAACTGAATTGGAAACTTTGGCCAAGTCCTCTCGGCGATACACCTTCCCTGCGCGCAGCATTTTCGCAACCTGACCCAAAGCACTAGGCCTTGTTAACATTGATGCGCCTGCGAGACAACGGGGTCAAATTGGGCTTGCAACCTACCTCTCCGATTAACAACGAATACTCTGCGACCCACGAGAAAAATTCCGACAATTTCAATTACAGTCACCGTTTCTTGAAGACCAAAAATCACACATGAAAACACCAAGTGGACAATAAAAAAAGAAGATGTAACTAAACCGATCTTCCTTAAACTTTCTTCTTGAGCGATCAAGCACCGCCACCTACCTTTGCGACAATCACGAAGATCGCTAACGTAATGCAAAACAGGTGCAGGTAACCCAGCACGCCGTACACGAAAAATCTGCAAGCAATGTTGAACCCTGAGGGCACTTGCTTGTGCATGTCCCCGAATCCTCGAACTCTTCGAAACCATGGAATAGAAATTGCCGTAGAGAACAACAAAGTTCGAATCCAGCTTGACGGAAAATATCGATATGCAACTGACTCAAACTCACTAAAATGCGGCGGGCGTACGTACTGATCAATCACAGACTGCGGGGTAAGCCAGGTAAGCAAAGTCATGCTCACAATCAGCAGCACTGGAATAATCAAGATGCTGAAACCCATCATCCAGACAATGGCATCTACTATCGCAACCATCGCAAGCTGTTCCATCCATTTGTATTTACGGTAGATACCCCAATTTGATACCCAGTGCGATTAGCGCCATTGCAGTAAAACAAAAAACTGAATACCCAAAAATGCAGTAGACATAGATTCGAGAGGCCACGTTGAACCACATGGGAACTTGCTTGTGTATGTCACCAAACTTTCGAATTCGACGAGCGACGGGTATCGCAATTGCCACACTGAACAAGTTGGTACGAATCAAGCTGCTTGGAAAGTAACGATAAGCGATCGATTCAATTTCACTGAAGTAAGGTGGACACACATAACGGTCGATTACCGATTTCGGCGTTATCCACGTCAAGAGTATCCAACTGATTGGAAACAAAACGACCATGAGCAATATGTTGATGATCAATAAGAGTGCAAATGTATCCATATTTGTTTTGTAATCTCACTGCTGCACCGTGGCTGTAATCACCAACATCACAAAAACGCAGACCCAGAACAGGCAGTAGCCCCACGCAACATAGATATACAACCGGCTCACTATGTTGAACCACTTGGGTACTTGTTTGTGAATGTCGCCGAACTGGCGAATCTTGCAAAAAAATGGAATTGCAATCGCCATGCTGAATAGCATTGTCCGAATATAGCTTGACGGAAAATGGCGATAAGCAACAGATTCGAATTTGCTGAAATGTGGCGGCTTGACGTACTGTTCAATCACCGACTTGGGCATGATCCAGGTCAAGAACAAAGTAGTAGCTGGAAGGCCGATTCCAATCACGACACCGCTGATCGCGAAGATAAAAAAGAATGTGTCTTTCATCGGCACATCCGTCCGATGCCAGTTGCTGATACCAAATCAACCTGGTTCAGATTTTGGTCATACATCACCTTGCGAATTCGGGTTATACAACAGTAGGATTCATTCACAGAATGGTATCGGGGGCATGTGAAGTAAAATCGAATAGGTACCAATCGCTGAAACAACCCATTACTCAAAGTACTTTCCAAAAGTCAAAAGGAAACCCACAAGACACCAAAACAGCACCATGTGGCCAAGAACGCCATACACAAACAAGCGACACGCGATATTGAACCCGCGCGGTACCTCTTTGTGCATGGGTCCAAATTTTCTGACTCGTCTAAAAATCGGTACTGAAATGGCCAAGGAAAAAAGAAGTGTCCGAATCCAGCTACTCGGAAAGTAACGATAGGCAACTGACTCAAACTCACTGAAATGCGGTGGACACACGTACCGATCAATCACACTTTGGGGCGTTAGCCACGTGAGTAAAGTCAGACTCAGCGGCAACAACACCGGAATGATCAACATGCTGAACCCAATGATCCAAACGATCATTTCAATTAGCTGCATAATTGACCTATTCCAGATGCACTAACCAAGTCCACGGAATTACCGTATTGGTCATAAATCTTTTTACCGAGGACTTTGCCGGCCTCTTGTGCAAAGTAGCCACCCGCGGCAGATGCTACCAATGCGACTCCCCATCCTACTGGCCCGGAGGCAAGCACTAAACCTACTGCAATACTTCCTGCCAAACCCCCGCCTAGGCCACCCGCCAAACCTATGCCATCAACCCACAACACCTCATTTTTCTTCTTGATATCCTGCGTCGAACCAATCTTCCCGCACGTCCCCGCCACCCCGAACCCGGTCAGAAGCACGCTTCCACGTTTCGCAAAGCTGCTCAACTTCGCCATGCGTTCTGCGTGCTTAACGAACACGGGTGAAGGGTTCACGCCAACGGCGCGGTTTTGGTACAGCACGTTGAATGCGTTTTGCCCGCCGTGCATGTGGCGGCCCATCCAACCCAACTTTTTCAGGTGGTTGTTCAATACGTCCTGCTGGCGCAACTGGTATTGGCGAACACTCAACTTGCCCGCAAGCCGTTCGGTGTTCAACTGCTGCAATTGCCCAATCACTGCACGGTTTTGAACGCCACTGAGGTAACCCAGCACACCCAGGCCAGTTCCTGCAAAGTCGGTGACATGCTGGGTGTCGTTGCTCAACCTGGCCAGAAATTCATACACGCCGCGCTCGGCCGGGTCGGCCGGTACGAAGCTGCGCGCCGTGTCCACCAAGGCGAATTCACCCCCACCGTTCACCACTTGGCGAATGCGGGCTTTCACAACAGTGGGGTTCATGCACAGAATGGTGTCGGGGTCATGGGAAATGAAATCGAGCGTGCGTGGGGCTTGGCTGCCCAAGGCCATGCGCGGGTTTTTCACCGTGGGGTTCAGCGCAAGCAGGTAGTCCAGCAAGGTGGAGAAAATCGGTTCCTGCCCTGGCACAATGCCATAGCTGTGGGCAATGACATCAACAAGTGAATGTTGGGGCTGGGGAATGTAAAACGCGGGCTTGGTCAGCGACAGTTTGCCAAAGCTGGAATTGAACATGGACAGAATCGGAAGTTGAGCAACCCGACATTCAATCCCTGGGCAGAATTACTGTCAAAAAACGTGGTTTTGTGTCGCTAGAAGTAGGTAGCTACTGGCATCGCTAGCTTGAGCTGAATTCCGTGATGGTTCAAATCACCGCAGTGCTGTACGCAAAACCGAGCAAGAAAGAGACTCAACGAACGTTAAGGTGGGGAGAAACTGATGGTGCGGCTGGCGGGGATCGAACCCACGACCCTTGGCTTCGGAGGCCAATACTCTATCCACTGAGCTACAGCCGCACAAGAAGGCGTTAGTGTACACCAGCGCCGGTATCTAGGATACTCACCCCATGTCACGCCAATCCCTCACAAATCAAAAATGAAATTCGCACCAATCCTTCGCTCCAAAGCCCTGCTTATTCCGCTGGCGGCAATCACTTTTATCTACTTGTTCGCCTGGGCCGGGCTTCCGCGGCTGGTTCACTGGCAAGCCGAAAAGCAGGTGCTGGAACGTTCAGGCCATGTGCTGGCCATGGAATTGCCAGAATTCAACCCGTTTGCACTAACTCTTCGCATCCCCAAGCTGAGCCTGACCACCCCGGAGGGCGAGCAGCTTGTTGCTTTCGAGCACCTGTTTGTGAATGTGTCGGGCACCGACCTGTTCACGGGCTTGATTGCGCTGGACCAGATCGACCTGAAAAACCTGAACCTGAATGTGGCACTGCTGCCGGAAGGCAAGCACAACTTCAGCGCCCTGCTGGACGCCTTTAAAACAGACGAACCCGAAGACCCCAACAGCGAGCCACCTGCCTTTTTGCTCAGCCACCTGTTGATCACCGATGCGGTGGTCGACTTTCAGGACCGCCGCAAACCCGATGGCCTGAAAACCCGGTTCGAGCCGCTGAACCTTGAATTGCACGACCTGGCCACCCGCTCTGAAAACAATGGCGACTTTGTGCTGGATGCCGTCACAGGGCTGGACGCGGCATTGAAGCTGCGCACAAAAATCAACCTGGCCGACCCATCTGCTGCCGGTGAGTTTTCACTGACCGGCTTGAACATTGCCAAGCTGGAGCCGCTGCTCAAGCCCCTGTTGCCCACAGCCCCGCCTGCGGGCACAGCCGACCTGGCCCTGAACTTTGATGTGAATTTGAAAGACGCCAGCGACACCACGCCGCCGAAAATTTTCGTCAACAACATCAACGCGGAAGTGCGCGATTTCAACATTCAGGCCAAGCCCAAGGGCGCATCGGCCAGCGCGCAGTTTCAAAAGCTGAAAATCAACAATGGCAATTTCGACCTTCAAGCCAACAAGGCTGAGCTTGCCAGCATTGCACTGGCTGGGCTGCAACTGAACCACGGCAACAAGGCCAAGGCCATTGCATTGAATGCCATTGAGGTGGGGCCGATTACAGTGGACCTGGGTGAACAACATGCGGAAATTCAGGCTGCAACGCTGAAAGGCGGGCAGGTGAATGTGAGGCGCAATGCCGCAGGCGAACTGGACTTGATGGCCGCGATCAACGACTGGATTCCACCTGCCAAAGGCAATGACAATACAGACAAGCCCACCGAGGCTGCCAAGCCTTTCACCTACGCGGTGAACACTGTTTCAATTGCCGGCGTGAACGCAGCGTTGGTAGATGAAACCACCAAGCCCGCCTTGAACATTGGCATAACCAACATCGGCATTGAAACCAGTGGGGTAACGCAAGACCTGTCCAAGCCCCTGCCCCTGAAAGCCGGCCTGGCCCTGCAAAGCGGCGGCACCGTTGCGGTGAACGGCACACTGACCCCGGCCACTGCTGCCGCGCAATTCAATGTGGACATCAATGCATTGGCATTGAAACCGGTACAGCCTTTCCTCAGCCAGTTCGTGAAACTGGACCTGGCCAGCGGCACAATTTCCAGCAAGGGTAAGGCCACCTACAACGCGCAGCAGCAGGGCTACGCCGGCAGCTTTACAGTGGCGGGCCTGCGCCTGAACGAGGCTGGCAACAACAAGCCCTTCCTTCAGTTCAAGCGCCTGTTTACCCCGGCCCTGAATGTGAATGCCAAGGGCCTGAACATTCAGCGC
The nucleotide sequence above comes from Limnobacter thiooxidans. Encoded proteins:
- a CDS encoding DUF748 domain-containing protein; this encodes MKFAPILRSKALLIPLAAITFIYLFAWAGLPRLVHWQAEKQVLERSGHVLAMELPEFNPFALTLRIPKLSLTTPEGEQLVAFEHLFVNVSGTDLFTGLIALDQIDLKNLNLNVALLPEGKHNFSALLDAFKTDEPEDPNSEPPAFLLSHLLITDAVVDFQDRRKPDGLKTRFEPLNLELHDLATRSENNGDFVLDAVTGLDAALKLRTKINLADPSAAGEFSLTGLNIAKLEPLLKPLLPTAPPAGTADLALNFDVNLKDASDTTPPKIFVNNINAEVRDFNIQAKPKGASASAQFQKLKINNGNFDLQANKAELASIALAGLQLNHGNKAKAIALNAIEVGPITVDLGEQHAEIQAATLKGGQVNVRRNAAGELDLMAAINDWIPPAKGNDNTDKPTEAAKPFTYAVNTVSIAGVNAALVDETTKPALNIGITNIGIETSGVTQDLSKPLPLKAGLALQSGGTVAVNGTLTPATAAAQFNVDINALALKPVQPFLSQFVKLDLASGTISSKGKATYNAQQQGYAGSFTVAGLRLNEAGNNKPFLQFKRLFTPALNVNAKGLNIQRLTLDGLDTAVLIAKDKSTNISRILVNNAAPQGNAKPTADQKAKPANAKPTPAATDAAPAFAVNIDRFAIANSEMDFADESLFIPFGTRIHSLEGVVNGLSTKPGTRGELALKGAVDEFGEANAQGALNLLDPTAYMDIAVKFSNVEMKNLTAYSGTFANRKIESGKLSMDLNYQIENQQLNSTNKVIIDKLTLGERVASPQGRDLPLELAIAILEDSNGRIELGLPITGNLNDPEFSYGAIVWKAIGNVLTKIVTAPFRALGALFGGSEEDLGNVTFTAGANTLSPSQKEGLKKLGEALGTRPNLAVTVQGTWAPEDKTALQNVQMRRAVATQAGEKLQPGEDPGPLALNSEAGQKAIEALFEKRFSAGELASLKTGFRQANPGQLQQGTAGKALGQITNLFKDTRELGSSEINALKGKNFHAVLAQKLQDAETVSTAQLQALATQRQVQISAGLAAAGIAAERLKVGTPKETKAAEDKTVPIELDVAVNK